A stretch of DNA from Rhodoluna sp. KAS3:
TCTCGAGCCGCTTGTACACTAGTCGCTGGATTATCCGAAACGGCCTGAGATGTAGTCCTCGGTCATTTTCTCGCGTGGGTTACTGAAGATGACCTCAGTCTTATCAAACTCGATCAACTTGCCCGGAGCCCCAGTGGCTGCGATGTTGAAGAATGCGGTTTTATCGGAGATGCGGCTGGCCTGCTGCATGTTGTGAGTCACAATCACAATCGTGTAGCTGTCTTTTAGCTCAAGAACGAGGTCCTCGATGGCCTGCGTAGAAATCGGGTCCAAGGCTGACGTCGGCTCATCCATCAAAAGCACCTGAGGCTCAACCGCAATGGCTCGGGCGATGCAAAGGCGCTGCTGCTGGCCGCCAGATAGGCCGGCACCTGGGCGATCCAAGCGATCCTTTACTTCATTCCAAAGGTTTGCGCTTCGAAGCGAACGCTCCACTAGGGCATCTGCATCAGACTTTGACTGCTTCTCATTATTGAGTTTGAAGCCAGCCAAAACGTTGTCGCGAATAGACATGGTTGGGAACGGGTTTGGGCGCTGGAAGACCATACCAACTTCGCGGCGAACCAAAACTGGGTCCACCCCTGAACCGTAAAGATCTTTGCCATCAACCAGAACCTGACCCTTGGCTGAGGCCCCTGGAATTACCTCGTGCATGCGGTTTAAAGTGCGGAGCAGGGTTGACTTGCCACAGCCAGATGGGCCGATGAACGCGGTTACGCTCTTTGGTTCAATATCAAGATTCACACCTTCAACAGCAAGAAAGCTGCCGTAGTAGATGTTGAGGTCTTTGATTTCGATTCTCTTTGCCATGGGGTTCCCTATCGAGATAGCTTGCGGTTGAAATAAGCAGAAAGCGCCCGGGCCCCAAGGTTTAGGGCAAGCACCAAAACAATCAAAACCAGGGCTCCAGCCCAAGCACGATCAATGTAAGCCTGGGCATCGGCACCCTGGCTTGAGTAGGACGAGTAAACAAACACAGGCAGTGTCATCATTCGTTCGTAGAACGGGTTGTAGTTCATGCTCTGGGTGAAGCCAGCAACGATGAGGAGCGGCGCAGTTTCACCAATTACGCGAGAGATGGCAATCATGATTCCGGTGATGATTCCGGCTGAGGAGCTAGGCAACACGACCTTCATGACGGTTAGCCACTTCGGAACGCCGAGTGCGTACGAAGCCTCGCGAAGTTCGTTGGGAACCAGTTTCAGCATTTCTTCAGCAGACCTGATTACCACCGGTGTCATCAGCAGGCTTAGTGCAACCGCGCCAGCAAAGCCCATGCGCACACCTGGGCCAAACGCGATTGCAAACAGAGCAAAAGCGAATAGGCCGGCAACAATCGATGGAATACCGGTCATGACGTCAACGAATACCGTGACAGCACGGGCCAAGCGACCACGCCCATATTCGACCAAGTAAATTGCGGTGAGCAAACCAATCGGAACCGAGATGAGCGTTGCCAGCAACGTGATTTCGACCGTACCGATGATGGCGTGCAGCGCACCTCCACCAGCACCCACGACATTACGCATCGATAGGGTGAAGAAATCCAGATCGAAACGGGCAGCGCCCTGCGAAACGGCGGTAAAGAGTAGTGAGATGAGTGGAAGGATGGCCACACCAAAAGCCGCGAAGATGGCAACGGTAGCGAGTCGGTTCTTAAGGTGCCGGCGCTTTGCAAGGGTTAAGAATCGCATTAGTTGGCTCCTGAGAACTCGCGGCGACGGTTTACAATGGCTCGGGCAGACATGTTGACCACCAGAGTGATGGCGAACAAAACCAAACCTGACGCAATTAGGAGGTTTACGCCTAAGCCGCTTGCCTCAGGAAAATTCAAGGCGATGTTTGCTGCGATGGTGTTTGAGTTAGTCGACGTCAGCAACGCAAATGAGATGACTGCAGCCGGTGACAAGACCATTGCAACTGCCATCGTTTCACCCAGTGCTCGACCGAGGCCAAGCATCGCTGCCGAAATCAAACCTGGGCGCCCAAATGGCAGCACTGCCATCCGGATCATCTCCCACTTGGTCGCGCCCAAAGCCAGGGCAGCTTCTTCATGAAGTTTTGGTGTTTGC
This window harbors:
- the pstB gene encoding phosphate ABC transporter ATP-binding protein PstB, with the protein product MAKRIEIKDLNIYYGSFLAVEGVNLDIEPKSVTAFIGPSGCGKSTLLRTLNRMHEVIPGASAKGQVLVDGKDLYGSGVDPVLVRREVGMVFQRPNPFPTMSIRDNVLAGFKLNNEKQSKSDADALVERSLRSANLWNEVKDRLDRPGAGLSGGQQQRLCIARAIAVEPQVLLMDEPTSALDPISTQAIEDLVLELKDSYTIVIVTHNMQQASRISDKTAFFNIAATGAPGKLIEFDKTEVIFSNPREKMTEDYISGRFG
- the pstA gene encoding phosphate ABC transporter permease PstA; protein product: MRFLTLAKRRHLKNRLATVAIFAAFGVAILPLISLLFTAVSQGAARFDLDFFTLSMRNVVGAGGGALHAIIGTVEITLLATLISVPIGLLTAIYLVEYGRGRLARAVTVFVDVMTGIPSIVAGLFAFALFAIAFGPGVRMGFAGAVALSLLMTPVVIRSAEEMLKLVPNELREASYALGVPKWLTVMKVVLPSSSAGIITGIMIAISRVIGETAPLLIVAGFTQSMNYNPFYERMMTLPVFVYSSYSSQGADAQAYIDRAWAGALVLIVLVLALNLGARALSAYFNRKLSR